One window of the Candidatus Wolbachia massiliensis genome contains the following:
- a CDS encoding phospholipid-binding protein MlaC: protein MNLTKVLIIIVFVVISSSAYTNCADHKVFVHAMKQQVDSISKENKKNRECMHKKLREVIQKNVNLKEISRFVMGKHWALTTQKEKEDFLREYEVYLTHLCVKILYKYMNNSEMIIMSSRAIDDKACLINTRFSYGDEEFTNIDFKVTKDEGSFLISDVAMNGISISINQRSQFSEKIDTYGIASVIDELKCNNSL, encoded by the coding sequence ATGAATCTTACTAAAGTTTTAATTATTATTGTTTTTGTCGTAATTTCTTCAAGCGCTTACACTAATTGTGCGGATCACAAAGTTTTTGTACATGCTATGAAACAACAGGTGGATAGCATATCAAAGGAGAATAAGAAAAACCGGGAATGTATGCACAAAAAGCTTCGGGAAGTTATTCAGAAAAATGTCAACCTCAAAGAAATATCTCGATTTGTTATGGGAAAACATTGGGCTTTGACTACGCAGAAAGAGAAAGAGGATTTCTTAAGAGAGTATGAAGTGTATCTTACGCATTTGTGCGTTAAAATTTTATACAAATACATGAATAATAGTGAAATGATTATAATGAGCTCAAGAGCGATTGACGATAAAGCTTGTTTGATTAATACAAGGTTTTCTTACGGTGACGAGGAATTTACAAATATTGATTTTAAAGTCACTAAAGATGAAGGTTCTTTCTTAATAAGTGATGTTGCAATGAATGGGATAAGTATTTCTATTAATCAGCGCTCTCAATTCAGTGAAAAAATTGATACATATGGCATAGCGAGTGTTATAGATGAGTTAAAATGTAATAACAGTTTATGA